The Desulfarculaceae bacterium genome window below encodes:
- a CDS encoding molybdopterin-dependent oxidoreductase yields the protein MWHRSVCCKDCPDSCGLLAKVEHGRITAVKGDPEHPYTQGFLCRKAGHFPAHVHNPGRITTPLKRSGPKGSGQFQPISWDEALGEVAARLGDIAAQHGSEAILPYSYAGSMGLVQRHAGHALFHKMGASRLLYTICSPAASAGVSAGLGSGPSTDLEYAAFSDYILIWGSNTLTTNLHAWPWFQKAKKAGAKIVVIDPYRNRTAQEADQHLMLKTGSDAALALGMMQVLISEGLVDRAYVDEHTVGFEALAARAAEYPPSRAAELTGLSEEVITQVAREYGKARAPYIRTGCGPARQLAGGMAMRAIALLPALVGAFAKKGGGLTRSLGGSPANLNALLRPDLCPPGLRSVNMVRLGEALTSLEDPPIKALYVYLCNPAAVAPQSRAVMAGLAREDLFTVVHEMFLTDSARMADIILPGASSFEVTDLYRAYGHNYLQIARPVIPPVGDSRPMLGIFQELAQRLGFTDEVFSHDEDWFMRAFLAEPEPGLEGVDMDALWRGEPVRLNIPANPYAEGFKTPSGKVELYSQTLAEQGLDPLPSGEMVRDPGGADYPLELITPPHHLMLNSAFNEIEALRTEAGRPVVMIHPSAAAPRGIRDGQEVVVFNQRGECRLWAQITEDTRPELLVLEGIHWPRFFAAGGANQLTSQRLTDMGNTCAFHCNAVEISPA from the coding sequence CGGTCAAGGGCGACCCGGAGCACCCTTACACCCAAGGCTTTCTCTGCCGCAAGGCGGGGCACTTCCCCGCCCATGTGCACAACCCCGGACGCATAACCACCCCCCTCAAGCGCAGCGGGCCCAAGGGTTCGGGGCAGTTCCAGCCCATCTCCTGGGACGAGGCCCTGGGCGAGGTGGCCGCCCGCCTGGGCGACATCGCCGCCCAACACGGCTCCGAGGCCATCCTGCCTTATTCCTACGCGGGCAGCATGGGCCTGGTGCAGCGCCACGCGGGCCACGCCCTGTTCCACAAGATGGGGGCCAGCCGCCTGCTCTACACCATTTGCAGCCCGGCGGCCTCGGCGGGCGTCAGCGCGGGGCTGGGCTCCGGCCCCAGCACGGACCTCGAATACGCCGCGTTTTCGGACTACATCCTCATCTGGGGCTCCAACACCCTCACCACCAATTTGCACGCCTGGCCCTGGTTCCAAAAAGCCAAGAAGGCCGGGGCCAAGATCGTGGTGATCGACCCCTACCGCAACCGCACCGCGCAAGAAGCGGACCAGCACCTCATGCTCAAGACGGGCTCGGACGCGGCCTTGGCTCTGGGGATGATGCAGGTGCTGATCAGCGAGGGGCTCGTCGACCGCGCATACGTCGATGAGCACACCGTGGGCTTCGAGGCCCTGGCCGCCCGCGCGGCGGAGTACCCGCCCTCGCGCGCGGCCGAGCTCACCGGCCTGAGCGAGGAGGTCATCACCCAGGTGGCCCGGGAATACGGCAAGGCCCGCGCGCCCTACATCCGCACCGGCTGCGGCCCGGCCCGCCAGCTGGCCGGAGGCATGGCCATGCGGGCCATCGCGCTCTTGCCCGCGTTGGTGGGGGCCTTTGCCAAAAAGGGTGGCGGCCTCACCCGCTCCCTGGGCGGTTCGCCCGCCAACCTGAACGCCCTGCTGCGGCCCGACCTCTGCCCGCCCGGCCTCCGTTCGGTGAACATGGTGCGCCTGGGCGAGGCGCTCACCAGCCTGGAAGACCCGCCCATCAAGGCGCTCTACGTGTACCTGTGCAACCCGGCGGCGGTGGCTCCCCAGTCGCGCGCGGTGATGGCCGGCCTGGCCCGCGAGGACCTGTTCACCGTGGTGCACGAGATGTTTCTCACCGACAGCGCCCGCATGGCCGACATCATCCTGCCCGGGGCCAGCTCCTTCGAGGTCACGGACCTGTACCGCGCCTATGGCCACAACTACCTGCAAATCGCCCGGCCGGTGATTCCGCCGGTGGGCGACAGCCGCCCCATGCTGGGCATCTTCCAGGAGCTGGCCCAGCGCCTGGGCTTTACGGACGAGGTGTTCAGCCACGACGAGGACTGGTTCATGCGAGCCTTCCTGGCCGAGCCTGAGCCAGGCCTGGAGGGGGTGGACATGGACGCCCTGTGGCGGGGAGAGCCGGTGCGCCTGAACATCCCGGCCAACCCCTACGCCGAGGGCTTCAAGACCCCCTCGGGCAAGGTGGAGCTTTACAGCCAAACCCTGGCCGAGCAGGGGCTGGACCCCCTGCCCAGCGGCGAGATGGTGCGCGATCCCGGCGGCGCGGACTACCCCCTGGAGCTGATCACCCCTCCCCATCACCTGATGCTCAATTCGGCCTTCAACGAGATCGAGGCCCTGCGCACCGAAGCCGGGCGGCCGGTGGTGATGATCCACCCCAGCGCCGCCGCCCCTCGCGGCATCCGCGACGGCCAGGAGGTGGTGGTGTTCAACCAGCGGGGCGAGTGCCGCCTGTGGGCCCAAATCACCGAGGACACCCGCCCCGAGCTGCTGGTTCTGGAGGGCATCCACTGGCCCCGGTTCTTCGCCGCCGGCGGAGCCAACCAGCTCACCAGCCAGCGCCTGACCGACATGGGCAATACCTGCGCCTTCCATTGCAACGCGGTGGAGATCAGCCCGGCCTAA